A portion of the Sulfurospirillum diekertiae genome contains these proteins:
- a CDS encoding threonine/serine exporter family protein — MILWVTLLLNSLWAAIPAVGFGMIFNVPRSALPLCAVGGAFTYGFREVLMHNHFSIELSTFIAATAIGIIGVFWSRRYVMPRPVYTVPSIIPIIPGTYAYEMMISLVSMNSDGVTDALLSSFIQNGLHAVSILFAIAFGLVLPSMYYTKRQKPII; from the coding sequence ATGATACTTTGGGTGACACTTTTACTCAATTCTTTGTGGGCGGCGATTCCTGCTGTGGGCTTTGGGATGATTTTCAATGTTCCGCGCTCTGCGTTGCCATTGTGTGCAGTGGGTGGCGCTTTTACCTATGGTTTTAGAGAAGTATTGATGCACAACCATTTCTCCATCGAACTTTCAACCTTTATTGCCGCGACGGCGATTGGGATTATTGGTGTTTTCTGGTCACGTCGTTATGTGATGCCCAGACCCGTTTATACCGTCCCTTCCATCATTCCGATCATTCCCGGTACGTATGCGTATGAGATGATGATAAGTCTTGTTTCGATGAATTCCGATGGCGTGACCGATGCTTTGCTCTCTAGTTTTATCCAAAATGGCTTGCATGCAGTTAGTATTTTATTTGCGATTGCGTTTGGCTTGGTACTTCCTTCGATGTATTACACCAAGCGTCAGAAGCCAATTATTTAG
- a CDS encoding methylated-DNA--[protein]-cysteine S-methyltransferase has protein sequence MREMEVLHTNYQLIEKAIKYIDAHFKEQPSIDVIASSIGMSKYHFIRVFKEYVGVTPKQFLHSVTLNYAKEHIKESKSILDSTLDIGLSSVSRLHELFVNLIGVTPKEWREKGRDVIITYGFGITPFGEALIAYTDKGICYLGFIDQNKEAIFTRFKELWENANLIHDDLKAQTYLENIFINNKKYNLLVKGTNLQINVWKALLNLPNGAVTTYQDVANFIEQPNAVRAVASAIGKNHIGYLIPCHRVIAKSGAMSGYSWGIERKKILIAYESAHKPSPTTFKIATQEDIPNICQLLQATFPKQAHNRAKIVSEMIQNATTHSLFLALNETKIVGVLPVLTNVSVTSGEKVALFEAVIVDEAYAKEHTMEKELLEYAITSCTKAGCKRVMLLSENASIPYEELGFEKSNRGLFHIQF, from the coding sequence ATGAGAGAGATGGAAGTGTTGCATACCAATTATCAATTGATTGAAAAAGCGATCAAATATATCGACGCGCATTTTAAAGAACAGCCTTCCATCGATGTGATTGCCAGCAGTATCGGCATGAGCAAATACCATTTTATCCGCGTGTTTAAAGAGTACGTGGGCGTGACACCCAAACAGTTTTTGCACTCGGTGACGCTTAATTACGCTAAAGAGCACATCAAAGAGTCCAAGTCTATTTTAGACAGCACACTGGACATTGGGCTCTCGAGTGTCAGCAGGTTGCACGAACTTTTTGTCAATTTAATTGGTGTGACACCCAAAGAGTGGCGCGAAAAGGGCAGGGATGTCATCATCACGTATGGGTTTGGCATCACACCTTTTGGCGAAGCGTTGATCGCTTATACCGACAAGGGCATTTGCTATTTGGGGTTTATTGACCAAAATAAAGAGGCGATTTTTACACGGTTTAAAGAGCTGTGGGAAAATGCCAATCTGATTCATGATGATCTTAAAGCGCAGACTTACTTGGAAAATATTTTCATCAACAATAAAAAGTACAATCTTTTGGTGAAAGGCACGAACCTTCAGATCAATGTCTGGAAAGCGCTTTTGAACCTTCCCAATGGGGCAGTGACGACGTACCAAGATGTTGCCAATTTCATCGAACAGCCCAATGCGGTGCGCGCCGTTGCCAGTGCCATCGGGAAAAATCACATCGGTTATCTTATTCCCTGCCATCGTGTTATTGCTAAAAGTGGGGCGATGAGTGGTTATAGTTGGGGCATTGAGCGCAAGAAAATCCTCATTGCGTACGAATCTGCTCACAAGCCAAGTCCCACGACCTTTAAGATCGCAACACAAGAAGATATTCCCAATATCTGCCAATTGCTTCAGGCTACGTTTCCAAAGCAGGCACACAATAGAGCGAAAATTGTCTCTGAAATGATTCAAAACGCAACGACCCACTCGCTGTTTCTCGCGCTAAATGAGACAAAAATAGTAGGCGTGCTGCCAGTTCTTACCAATGTATCGGTGACATCAGGGGAAAAAGTAGCGCTGTTTGAAGCGGTGATCGTGGATGAAGCTTACGCCAAAGAGCATACTATGGAAAAAGAATTGCTTGAATATGCCATCACCTCATGTACCAAAGCAGGCTGCAAAAGAGTGATGCTCTTGAGCGAAAATGCCTCGATACCGTACGAAGAATTAGGATTTGAAAAATCCAACAGAGGACTTTTTCACATACAATTTTAA
- a CDS encoding heavy metal translocating P-type ATPase — protein sequence MQFHETAPSTQTCDATTGSCCSRCQPIVPDVQAHHHVQHHEGLDDSSLMEMFKSWQFITFCIGAVLFISAVLMDESNPLMFWTYLISFFLVGGEILYMAVTNLFKGHVFDENFLMGLATVGAFSIGQYPEGVAVMLFFRVGEFFQDLAVDRSRKSITKLMDIRPDFANLQSETGEQKVAPSDVALGSHIIVRPGEKIPLDGVIIEGRSTLDTSALTGESLPKEVAVGSEVLSGTINKTGVLVIETTKLFAESTVSKILDLVQNASAKKAKTEQFITTFAKYYTPLVVISAALLAFLPPLLMQDALLSDWFRRSLVFLVVSCPCALVVSIPLSFFGGIGGASKNGILVKGGNFLEALNGVDTVVFDKTGTLTKGIFSVTSITALQGHSEAEVLRLAALAEMHSNHPIALSIKRAYTEPLEAMVSEYEELAGYGVKATIEGKTVLAGNDKLLKEQGIVHETLDTPDTVVHIVIDGVHAGYLTIADEPKEDSKQAILALKALGIKDIVMLTGDNKAAADKVAKELGIAHVEAELLPHQKVEKLEELMVRKNGKGKTVFVGDGINDAPVLARSDIGIAMGGVGSDAAIEAADIVIMTDEISKVATALKIAHKTHAIVWQNIIFALGVKGIILIMGAMGIATMWEAVFGDVGVALIAVLNATRVLTHK from the coding sequence ATGCAATTTCATGAGACCGCTCCTAGCACCCAAACCTGCGACGCGACAACGGGAAGTTGTTGCAGTAGATGCCAGCCCATTGTCCCCGATGTACAGGCACATCACCACGTCCAACATCACGAAGGACTTGATGATTCCAGTTTGATGGAAATGTTCAAATCATGGCAGTTCATCACGTTTTGTATTGGTGCGGTGCTGTTTATCTCCGCCGTTTTGATGGATGAGAGCAATCCCTTGATGTTTTGGACGTATTTGATCAGCTTTTTCTTAGTGGGTGGCGAAATCCTCTACATGGCGGTCACCAACCTTTTTAAAGGGCATGTGTTTGATGAAAACTTTTTGATGGGACTTGCAACCGTTGGAGCGTTTAGCATCGGTCAGTACCCTGAAGGTGTTGCGGTGATGCTTTTCTTTCGTGTGGGTGAATTTTTTCAAGACTTAGCGGTCGATCGCTCTCGCAAGTCCATCACGAAACTGATGGACATACGCCCCGATTTTGCAAACCTTCAAAGTGAAACGGGGGAGCAAAAAGTAGCTCCAAGCGATGTTGCTTTAGGCAGCCACATCATCGTCAGACCTGGGGAGAAAATACCACTCGATGGCGTTATCATCGAGGGTCGCTCCACGCTTGACACCTCAGCCTTAACGGGAGAATCTCTGCCAAAAGAGGTTGCAGTGGGAAGCGAAGTGCTCTCAGGCACCATCAATAAAACGGGTGTTCTCGTCATTGAAACGACCAAACTCTTTGCAGAGTCTACGGTTTCTAAAATCTTAGACCTTGTACAAAATGCCAGTGCTAAAAAAGCCAAAACAGAGCAGTTTATTACCACATTTGCGAAGTATTACACGCCGCTTGTCGTCATCTCCGCCGCCCTCCTTGCTTTTTTGCCTCCACTGTTGATGCAAGACGCGCTTTTAAGCGACTGGTTTAGACGCTCCCTTGTTTTCTTGGTTGTCTCTTGCCCGTGCGCACTCGTGGTTTCCATACCGCTGAGCTTTTTTGGCGGCATCGGCGGTGCATCTAAAAACGGCATCTTGGTGAAAGGCGGCAACTTTCTAGAAGCCCTCAATGGCGTTGATACGGTCGTTTTCGACAAAACAGGAACGCTGACCAAAGGCATTTTTAGTGTCACGTCCATCACGGCACTTCAAGGGCACAGTGAAGCGGAAGTTTTACGTCTTGCGGCACTGGCTGAAATGCACTCAAACCACCCTATCGCCCTTTCCATCAAACGCGCGTACACCGAACCTTTAGAAGCGATGGTCAGCGAGTATGAAGAGCTTGCAGGCTATGGTGTTAAAGCAACGATAGAAGGCAAAACCGTTTTGGCAGGCAATGATAAACTGCTTAAAGAGCAAGGCATTGTACACGAGACACTTGACACGCCCGATACCGTTGTGCATATCGTCATTGATGGCGTACACGCGGGTTATCTCACCATTGCCGATGAGCCCAAAGAGGACAGCAAACAAGCTATTTTAGCGCTTAAGGCACTTGGTATCAAAGACATTGTGATGCTCACAGGCGATAATAAAGCAGCCGCCGATAAAGTTGCCAAGGAGTTAGGCATCGCACATGTAGAAGCCGAGCTGTTACCGCACCAAAAAGTTGAAAAACTTGAAGAACTGATGGTACGAAAAAATGGTAAAGGTAAAACTGTCTTTGTCGGCGATGGCATTAACGACGCACCTGTTTTGGCACGCTCTGACATCGGTATTGCCATGGGTGGTGTTGGCTCAGATGCGGCGATTGAAGCAGCCGACATTGTCATCATGACCGATGAGATCAGCAAAGTCGCCACCGCGCTTAAAATAGCGCATAAAACCCATGCCATCGTATGGCAAAATATCATCTTTGCACTTGGGGTTAAAGGCATTATTTTGATTATGGGCGCAATGGGAATTGCGACGATGTGGGAAGCGGTCTTTGGCGATGTCGGTGTTGCGCTCATTGCAGTGCTGAATGCCACACGCGTGTTAACGCATAAATAA
- a CDS encoding ArsR/SmtB family transcription factor yields MSDEFCSCDIVHENVIEMVRKKMPQEEKLYDLAELFKVFGDTTRVKIISALFEAEMCVCDIAELLHMTQSAISHQLRVLRQARLVKHRKEGKVVFYSLDDEHIKTIFNQGLEHILEPRGFEYAIS; encoded by the coding sequence ATGAGCGATGAATTTTGCAGTTGCGACATTGTGCATGAAAATGTCATCGAAATGGTCAGAAAAAAGATGCCTCAAGAAGAGAAGCTTTATGACCTTGCCGAACTTTTTAAAGTCTTTGGCGACACGACGCGCGTGAAGATCATCTCAGCGCTATTTGAAGCTGAGATGTGTGTTTGCGACATTGCAGAGCTGTTGCATATGACCCAGTCTGCCATCTCGCATCAACTCCGTGTCCTTCGTCAAGCACGACTTGTCAAGCACCGTAAAGAGGGAAAAGTCGTCTTTTATTCACTCGATGATGAACACATCAAAACCATTTTCAACCAAGGCTTAGAACACATTTTAGAACCACGAGGATTTGAGTATGCAATTTCATGA
- a CDS encoding serine hydroxymethyltransferase yields the protein MSFINNDRLATADDAVFRILNNEFERQSTHLEMIASENFTSRAVMEATGSIFTNKYAEGYPQKRYYNGCECADEIEQLAIDRLCEIFGCSYANVQPHSGSQANGAVYAALLNANDKLLGMDLQQGGHLTHGAKVSFSGKNYQSFSYGVDANGLIDYAKVLEIAKIVKPKMIVCGASAYARELDFAKFREIADAVGAILFADIAHVAGLVAAGEHMSPFPHAHVVTSTTHKTLRGPRGGVIMTNDEALAKKINSAVFPALQGGPLLHVIAAKAVAFGEVLKPEWKEYAKQVKRNASVLGEVMLERGFDLVSSGTDNHLILVSLLNKDYSGEEASTALENAGITVNKNSVPNDTRSAKLTSGIRIGSAALTTLGLREKEFEWIARRICDVLENRDNLALHVKIKKELVALLQNFQVYESATY from the coding sequence ATGAGTTTTATTAACAATGATCGTTTAGCCACAGCCGATGATGCCGTTTTTAGGATTCTTAACAATGAGTTTGAGAGGCAATCGACGCATCTTGAGATGATCGCGAGTGAGAATTTTACCTCGCGTGCGGTTATGGAAGCAACGGGAAGTATTTTTACCAACAAATACGCGGAGGGTTACCCACAAAAGCGGTATTATAATGGATGTGAATGTGCGGATGAAATCGAGCAACTTGCCATTGACAGACTGTGTGAGATTTTTGGATGTAGCTATGCCAATGTGCAACCGCATTCGGGTAGCCAAGCCAATGGTGCGGTGTATGCGGCACTTTTAAATGCAAACGATAAATTATTGGGTATGGATTTACAGCAAGGTGGTCACTTAACGCACGGCGCGAAGGTGAGTTTTTCGGGTAAAAATTATCAATCGTTTAGCTATGGTGTGGATGCAAATGGTTTGATTGATTATGCCAAGGTTTTGGAGATCGCGAAGATTGTTAAGCCTAAAATGATCGTTTGCGGTGCTTCGGCGTATGCGCGTGAGCTTGATTTTGCCAAGTTTCGAGAGATCGCGGACGCGGTGGGTGCGATTTTATTTGCTGACATCGCGCACGTTGCAGGACTTGTCGCCGCGGGTGAGCATATGAGTCCGTTTCCGCATGCGCATGTGGTGACGTCTACGACGCATAAAACCCTAAGAGGTCCAAGAGGTGGTGTGATTATGACCAATGATGAAGCGCTGGCAAAGAAGATCAATTCTGCCGTTTTCCCCGCATTGCAAGGTGGTCCTTTGTTGCATGTTATCGCGGCAAAAGCGGTGGCGTTTGGTGAAGTGTTAAAGCCCGAGTGGAAAGAGTATGCCAAGCAAGTCAAACGTAATGCCAGCGTTTTGGGCGAGGTGATGCTTGAGCGGGGTTTTGATTTGGTCAGTAGTGGAACCGATAACCATCTGATTTTGGTATCATTACTAAACAAAGATTATTCAGGCGAAGAGGCGAGCACCGCTTTGGAAAATGCAGGTATAACCGTGAATAAAAACAGTGTTCCAAACGATACGAGAAGTGCGAAATTAACCTCAGGTATTCGCATCGGTTCTGCGGCATTAACGACGCTTGGGTTGAGAGAAAAAGAGTTTGAATGGATCGCGCGGCGTATTTGCGATGTGTTGGAAAATAGAGATAATTTAGCGTTACATGTAAAGATCAAAAAAGAGTTGGTGGCGCTTTTGCAAAACTTCCAAGTATACGAAAGTGCGACGTATTAA
- a CDS encoding methyl-accepting chemotaxis protein, whose amino-acid sequence MSFKGKVIGALGVLMFLSLSIFSMISYFDTKKNSVVQIETTLNMASQSLSDYIDLWISTKKNGVESTARFMQDIDLMTPNDLIAKLQETTKVLGAMDSYVGLEDGSMTMGSGSKLPAGYDPRVRPWYIKAKQTGKLGITDVYIDATTNKPIVTVMAPIVREKVLIGVLGVDISLDALVKAIGNVNFRGGYGVLQDSKGVMIAHPDAKLLGKAFSTIAPSVSEQFGTNKEGLIYYSYQGDEKIFSFNTSLESSWKMGIIYDKNIAYSFLNQQMSELFIAGIVMLAFSMGIMVVLIKILLRPLDRLNSMVEELSSNEGDLRHRLSTASNDEFARVSGNINKFIEKLHEIVKKSKTISNENASISEELSRTASEVVRNVDSESKIMENTKEDGIALVKSLETSVTKAQSSQEALSHTQHDIVEVKNKVEQLEATMQATAAKEQNLAERLSNVSQNANEVKDVLGIIRDIADQTNLLALNAAIEAARAGEHGRGFAVVADEVRKLAERTQKSLVEIDATINVVVQSIMDANTDIAQNVQEVQSLANITAELQEGMNNVSKIIHATIDESHYTVSDFVSTSTKIKKIVDEMGQITMISKENVGSIDNVSKASEHLHIMTENLNNELGKFKS is encoded by the coding sequence ATGTCATTTAAAGGGAAAGTTATTGGAGCGCTCGGTGTTCTAATGTTCTTGAGTTTGAGTATCTTTAGTATGATTAGCTACTTTGATACGAAAAAAAATAGTGTAGTACAGATTGAAACCACGCTCAACATGGCTTCACAATCCTTGTCCGATTATATTGATCTTTGGATCAGTACCAAGAAAAATGGTGTTGAGAGTACGGCGCGTTTTATGCAAGACATTGACTTGATGACACCCAATGATCTCATTGCTAAGTTACAAGAGACCACCAAAGTTTTAGGGGCGATGGACTCTTATGTTGGATTAGAAGATGGCAGTATGACGATGGGTTCTGGATCTAAACTGCCTGCGGGATACGATCCACGTGTGAGACCGTGGTATATTAAAGCCAAGCAGACAGGAAAATTGGGAATTACCGATGTTTATATTGATGCTACTACTAACAAACCCATTGTGACAGTGATGGCACCGATTGTAAGAGAAAAAGTATTGATCGGTGTTTTGGGTGTTGATATCAGTTTAGATGCGCTGGTTAAAGCCATTGGCAATGTTAATTTCCGTGGAGGGTATGGTGTTTTACAAGATAGCAAAGGGGTGATGATTGCCCATCCTGATGCCAAACTCTTAGGAAAAGCGTTTAGTACGATTGCGCCTAGTGTATCCGAACAATTTGGCACCAATAAAGAGGGGCTTATCTACTATTCATATCAAGGCGATGAAAAAATCTTCTCTTTTAACACCTCTCTTGAGTCATCGTGGAAAATGGGCATTATTTATGATAAAAATATCGCCTATAGTTTTTTAAATCAACAGATGAGTGAACTGTTCATTGCTGGGATAGTGATGCTTGCCTTCTCTATGGGTATTATGGTTGTATTGATTAAAATATTGCTTCGTCCTTTGGATCGGCTCAACAGTATGGTCGAAGAGCTTTCAAGCAATGAAGGTGATCTTCGTCATAGGCTAAGTACCGCTTCCAATGATGAATTTGCGCGCGTTTCAGGCAATATCAATAAGTTCATTGAGAAGTTACATGAAATTGTGAAAAAATCGAAAACTATCAGCAATGAAAATGCTTCAATCTCAGAAGAGCTTTCACGAACGGCTTCTGAAGTGGTACGCAATGTAGACAGTGAATCAAAAATCATGGAAAACACGAAAGAGGATGGAATCGCTTTAGTCAAAAGCTTAGAAACTTCGGTAACGAAAGCTCAAAGTTCACAAGAAGCACTCAGTCACACGCAACATGATATCGTAGAAGTCAAAAACAAAGTGGAACAACTCGAAGCGACGATGCAAGCCACAGCCGCTAAAGAGCAAAATTTGGCAGAACGTCTTAGCAATGTTAGCCAAAATGCCAATGAGGTCAAGGATGTCTTGGGCATTATCCGTGATATTGCAGATCAAACCAATCTGTTAGCCCTCAATGCTGCCATTGAAGCAGCTCGTGCGGGGGAACATGGACGAGGATTTGCCGTAGTTGCCGATGAGGTGCGAAAATTGGCAGAACGTACACAAAAAAGTTTAGTGGAAATTGATGCGACGATCAATGTAGTGGTTCAATCTATTATGGATGCTAACACAGACATTGCTCAAAATGTTCAAGAAGTGCAATCCCTTGCAAACATTACAGCAGAATTGCAAGAGGGGATGAATAATGTTTCAAAGATTATTCATGCAACGATTGACGAGAGTCATTATACCGTCAGTGATTTTGTGTCTACCTCTACAAAAATCAAAAAAATTGTCGATGAAATGGGACAAATTACAATGATTTCAAAGGAAAATGTTGGAAGTATCGACAATGTTTCCAAAGCTTCGGAACATTTACATATCATGACTGAAAACCTCAATAATGAACTGGGTAAATTCAAGTCATAA
- a CDS encoding thiamine phosphate synthase yields the protein MLDKEQLKGLYVLTDATLTPTESMLEQVERVLKSGVKVIQYRDKYASDEEAEKQCIRLQALCDVYEAIFIIDDRLEIAYRINADGLHVGEDDVSYEEARARLGEDKIIGVSCYGDLERAKKYANLGADYVAFGAFFPSPHQTSR from the coding sequence ATGTTAGACAAAGAACAACTCAAAGGACTCTATGTCCTTACCGATGCAACGCTAACCCCAACAGAAAGCATGCTTGAACAAGTTGAACGTGTTTTAAAATCGGGCGTTAAAGTCATCCAATACCGTGATAAATATGCCAGTGATGAAGAAGCTGAAAAACAGTGTATTAGGCTTCAAGCTTTGTGCGATGTGTATGAGGCGATTTTTATCATCGATGATCGCTTGGAAATTGCCTATAGAATCAATGCTGATGGTTTACATGTCGGTGAGGATGATGTCAGTTACGAAGAAGCGCGAGCACGACTAGGCGAAGATAAAATCATTGGCGTTTCATGCTATGGTGACCTAGAACGTGCCAAAAAATACGCTAACCTTGGAGCAGACTACGTTGCCTTTGGCGCGTTCTTTCCTTCCCCGCACCAAACCTCACGCTAA
- a CDS encoding thiamine phosphate synthase — protein MAKEQLSVPICAIGGINAENIQLLSCYDIAMYSLISAVYKDDAIEENLEKLQAKI, from the coding sequence ATGGCAAAAGAACAGCTGAGTGTGCCTATTTGTGCGATTGGGGGAATTAATGCGGAAAATATTCAACTGCTTTCATGCTACGATATTGCGATGTACTCTCTCATTAGTGCGGTGTACAAAGACGATGCTATCGAGGAAAATTTAGAAAAATTACAAGC
- a CDS encoding threonine/serine ThrE exporter family protein yields MLKGFPTISKEEQTRITTVVVRVAAMLLEYGAESRLIEQLSSRLGVALGCTSIEISLIPSAIVLTTLIGDSSVTTTRRAHEQPINMSIVHQIVTICIAAEQNPRDIMMVETKLANIHSNPYPAWVIIPMIGLSCAAFSHLQGADWAGVCITFLAASVGMIVRRELSSRNYSLLIVFAFTAFVCTMIASLSFYHGLSSTGSIVLSSSVLLLVPGFPYINSMLDAFKGYISMGWGRWTQATLLTLMSSLGIMLAMGLLDIKGW; encoded by the coding sequence ATGTTAAAAGGATTTCCCACGATTTCAAAGGAAGAACAGACTAGAATCACTACGGTTGTTGTCAGAGTTGCTGCAATGCTTCTTGAATACGGAGCAGAAAGCCGTTTGATAGAGCAACTTTCCTCTCGTTTGGGTGTAGCACTTGGGTGTACGTCTATTGAGATTTCGCTGATTCCCTCTGCTATTGTCCTCACAACACTCATTGGTGACTCTTCGGTTACGACCACAAGACGTGCGCATGAGCAACCGATTAATATGTCCATTGTGCATCAAATCGTCACGATCTGCATTGCAGCGGAGCAAAACCCTCGTGATATTATGATGGTGGAGACAAAGCTTGCCAACATTCATTCCAATCCGTATCCTGCATGGGTGATTATTCCGATGATTGGGCTTTCGTGTGCGGCATTTAGCCATTTACAAGGTGCGGATTGGGCGGGAGTTTGCATTACCTTTTTAGCCGCATCGGTGGGAATGATCGTACGCAGAGAACTCTCCTCTCGTAATTACTCTTTATTGATCGTTTTTGCATTTACAGCCTTTGTATGTACAATGATCGCCAGTCTCTCTTTTTACCATGGTCTTAGTAGCACCGGAAGTATTGTTCTCTCTTCCAGTGTGTTATTACTTGTTCCAGGTTTTCCCTATATCAACTCGATGCTAGATGCGTTCAAAGGCTATATCAGCATGGGGTGGGGGCGTTGGACGCAAGCAACGCTTTTGACGCTGATGTCATCGCTTGGTATCATGCTTGCCATGGGACTTTTGGATATTAAAGGATGGTAA